The following are from one region of the Girardinichthys multiradiatus isolate DD_20200921_A chromosome 9, DD_fGirMul_XY1, whole genome shotgun sequence genome:
- the cdkn2c gene encoding cyclin-dependent kinase 4 inhibitor C isoform X2, with amino-acid sequence MESTEQLCNASACGKLEKVLALLQAGTYVNGRNRFGRTALQVAMLGNSALVNALLEAGADPNVRDMILKLTVTHDAAREGFLETVRVLVDRGADVNLADENGNLPLHLAAKEGHLEVVKLLLELTEDPQKTNDLGHSALKLARDAKHEETADFIEQCLGSYLKPSQ; translated from the exons ATGGAGTCAACAGAGCAGCTTTGTAATGCCTCGGCATGTGGAAAGCTGGAAAAAGTGCTTGCTTTGTTGCAAGCTGGAACTTATGTTAATGGAAGAAATAGGTTTGGGAGAACTGCTTTGCAG GTGGCGATGCTGGGAAACAGCGCTCTCGTCAACGCTCTCCTCGAGGCAGGAGCTGACCCCAACGTGCGCGACATGATCCTAAAGCTCACCGTGACTCACGATGCCGCACGCGAGGGTTTCCTGGAGACAGTGCGCGTGCTGGTAGATCGTGGGGCGGATGTGAATCTCGCGGACGAAAACGGTAACCTGCCACTGCATCTGGCCGCGAAGGAGGGGCACCTGGAGGTGGTGAAGCTTCTCCTGGAGCTGACCGAGGACCCCCAGAAGACCAACGATCTGGGACACTCCGCTCTGAAGCTGGCACGAGACGCCAAGCACGAGGAGACGGCTGATTTCATCGAGCAGTGTTTGGGCTCCT ACTTGAAACCAAGTCAGTGA
- the cdkn2c gene encoding cyclin-dependent kinase 4 inhibitor C isoform X3, with amino-acid sequence MDESFARDLDIKLIPTSDTQNVLVLDGHSINCSHYITEVAMLGNSALVNALLEAGADPNVRDMILKLTVTHDAAREGFLETVRVLVDRGADVNLADENGNLPLHLAAKEGHLEVVKLLLELTEDPQKTNDLGHSALKLARDAKHEETADFIEQCLGSYLKPSQ; translated from the exons ATGGATGAGTCGTTCGCCAGAGACCTTGACATCAAGCTCATTCCCACGTCTGATACCCAGAATGTTCTGGTGTTGGATGGCCACAGCATCAACTGTTCACACTACATAACAGAG GTGGCGATGCTGGGAAACAGCGCTCTCGTCAACGCTCTCCTCGAGGCAGGAGCTGACCCCAACGTGCGCGACATGATCCTAAAGCTCACCGTGACTCACGATGCCGCACGCGAGGGTTTCCTGGAGACAGTGCGCGTGCTGGTAGATCGTGGGGCGGATGTGAATCTCGCGGACGAAAACGGTAACCTGCCACTGCATCTGGCCGCGAAGGAGGGGCACCTGGAGGTGGTGAAGCTTCTCCTGGAGCTGACCGAGGACCCCCAGAAGACCAACGATCTGGGACACTCCGCTCTGAAGCTGGCACGAGACGCCAAGCACGAGGAGACGGCTGATTTCATCGAGCAGTGTTTGGGCTCCT ACTTGAAACCAAGTCAGTGA
- the cdkn2c gene encoding cyclin-dependent kinase 4 inhibitor C isoform X1, whose protein sequence is MESTEQLCNASACGKLEKVLALLQAGTYVNGRNRFGRTALQVAMLGNSALVNALLEAGADPNVRDMILKLTVTHDAAREGFLETVRVLVDRGADVNLADENGNLPLHLAAKEGHLEVVKLLLELTEDPQKTNDLGHSALKLARDAKHEETADFIEQCLGSCE, encoded by the exons ATGGAGTCAACAGAGCAGCTTTGTAATGCCTCGGCATGTGGAAAGCTGGAAAAAGTGCTTGCTTTGTTGCAAGCTGGAACTTATGTTAATGGAAGAAATAGGTTTGGGAGAACTGCTTTGCAG GTGGCGATGCTGGGAAACAGCGCTCTCGTCAACGCTCTCCTCGAGGCAGGAGCTGACCCCAACGTGCGCGACATGATCCTAAAGCTCACCGTGACTCACGATGCCGCACGCGAGGGTTTCCTGGAGACAGTGCGCGTGCTGGTAGATCGTGGGGCGGATGTGAATCTCGCGGACGAAAACGGTAACCTGCCACTGCATCTGGCCGCGAAGGAGGGGCACCTGGAGGTGGTGAAGCTTCTCCTGGAGCTGACCGAGGACCCCCAGAAGACCAACGATCTGGGACACTCCGCTCTGAAGCTGGCACGAGACGCCAAGCACGAGGAGACGGCTGATTTCATCGAGCAGTGTTTGGGCTCCTGTGAGTGA